One Plectropomus leopardus isolate mb unplaced genomic scaffold, YSFRI_Pleo_2.0 unplaced_scaffold15808, whole genome shotgun sequence DNA segment encodes these proteins:
- the LOC121964507 gene encoding riboflavin transporter 2-like has translation MSLLTHLLACLFGMGSWISINGLWVELPLIVPEIPEGWYLPSYLSVLIQMANVGPLFVTLMHRFRPGALNETAVIYVIIGLGTLATFLMGFFWQETVVVAGAPRSIALLILTFFLAAVDCTSSVTFLPFMMRLKTQYLTTYYIGEGVSGLLPALVALIQGVGVVHCINSTQSVNHTLNSSVTFDLQAQYQPANFSAEVFFFFLSAMMLVCLVAFLLLNYHPSVAREHPSGRYTNGVKDKSQSNRKWAEQKPMMDPYRSTNQKRRSSFGTGAYSWTQVFYIFVILAWTNALTNVVLPSVQSYSCLPYGNNAYHLSATMAAVANPLACFIAMFFPIRSV, from the coding sequence ATGTCCCTCCTCACCCACCTGCTGGCGTGTCTGTTCGGGATGGGCTCCTGGATCTCCATCAACGGCCTCTGGGTGGAGCTGCCCCTCATCGTCCCCGAGATCCCCGAGGGTTGGTACCTGCCCTCGTACCTCTCCGTCCTCATCCAGATGGCCAACGTGGGGCCTCTCTTCGTCACCCTGATGCACCGTTTCCGGCCCGGCGCCCTGAACGAAACAGCTGTCATATACGTCATCATCGGCCTGGGCACCTTGGCGACCTTCTTGATGGGCTTCTTCTGGCAGGAGACCGTTGTAGTGGCGGGTGCTCCTCGCAGCATCGCCCTCCTTATTTTAACTTTCTTCCTCGCCGCTGTCGACTGCACCTCCTCCGTCACCTTCCTCCCCTTCATGATGCGCCTCAAGACCCAGTATCTGACCACGTACTACATCGGGGAGGGCGTGAGCGGCCTGCTGCCTGCTCTCGTCGCTTTGATTCAGGGTGTTGGGGTGGTCCACTGTATAAACAGCACCCAGTCTGTCAACCATACCTTGAACTcctctgtgacctttgacctccaggcGCAGTATCAGCCGGCCAACTTCTCCGCCGaggtctttttcttcttcctcagtGCCATGATGCTGGTGTGCCTGGTGGCGTTCCTGCTGCTCAACTACCACCCGTCTGTGGCCAGGGAGCACCCCAGCGGTCGCTACACTAACGGGGTGAAGGACAAGTCTCAGAGCAACAGGAAGTGGGCGGAGCAGAAGCCCATGATGGACCCGTACAGATCAACGAACCAGAAGCGCAGGAGCAGCTTCGGCACTGGCGCGTACAGCTGGACGCAGGTGTTTTATATCTTTGTGATTCTGGCGTGGACCAACGCTCTGACCAACGTGGTGCTCCCCTCAGTGCAGTCCTACTCCTGCCTGCCGTACGGGAACAACGCCTATCACTTATCAGCCACCATGGCCGCTGTGGCGAACCCTCTCGCCTGCTTCATCGCCATGTTCTTCCCTATAAGGTCAGT